The region GCTACTTGCATTCTGCCACAGAAATGAGTTTATACATAAATTGTTTAAAGGAAATAATGTAACTTGTTGTTAGAGTCTTTTTTTCCACAGAGGAAATGAAATTTGACTCTACTGTTTTATGTAAGGGTATCTCCCCCTGCTACGTTGTTGATTTTGAGTATCTAAAATTTTACTTGTAGGATGATCTGGGTTAAGAATGCAAGAATGGAAAAAAGCAGAGTTTCATGGGCTAAAAAGTAATGGACTAGGATTTGGTTTAAACGAAAATAAAGCTGGTATACTGCATGTTTGACCATGAATGtggatttttttagtttaaacttTTCTAGTTAGACTAAGCTACAAATGTATTTCTATAACCACAACTGCCTCTGGTTTGCTAGTGTACTgacaaaagtttttatttatttaattgaaggatagttgttttacaatattggctTTTACACAAAGCATTTTACACTAATGGCCACAAAGCACAAATGGCTACTCAACTCTGCTCAACTTCCTTACACACTTTCTTGTTTGTTCCCTTCCCTACTCTTCAAAATTAGTTTCACTGCCCCGCTTCCTACCCCTCTGTTGTACTCCCTTTCTCCCATTCTAAATCTCTCTGTAAAAAGAGGCAACCAGACAGCAACTCTTCTGCCTCTCTCAAGGCGCACTCCTCCAACCTGCCTGCATGTGTTCCCATGCTCTGTGGGCCAGGCATGGGCCAGAACTATTGTCTCTGCTCTTATCCAAAGCAAAGCCCACTTAAACTTCCTCAAGGATTTTAATCCTTAGTATTAATTAGTTTTCCACCTATCACCCATCTCTTTCTCCTTGGATCATACCCACTGGCATATAAACATGTTCcagtatttcctttctttaaagaaaaattacttgatttcattacctccattttatgcttccatttgcagcaaaatttCTTGAAAAACAATATAGTCCCTGACTCTTTCTCATCTCCTATTctctcagcccactccagttGCCTTCTTACCTGTCTCATTCTACCAGAATCACTCTTGACAGGATCAACCAATGATTCCCTTTTGCCAGATCCACTGGTCATTTCTTATCTTAGCTGACCTCCTCATGGCATTCAATATTATTGAAAATGTCCTTTTCTCTTGGCAGACTTACCCTGGTCACCCCATTCCAGACCTGGTCTGTCGCTACTACAAAGTTATCCTCTTTCTGGGCAGTCTCACCTAGAGCTGTAGCAGATAAGCAGATGATCTCTAGGTATCTTATCTCCAGTCCTGATTTCTCACAACTCCAGGCACTCCAGGCTTCactgtttttctgtttgaaaaCTCTGCTCAAGTTAGGCATATCAAGATTGACATCAGTAATAGAATTACCAAGGTGAccatataatgaataatgcatttCAAACTGAGACACttttgagggtgaaagagaacaCTGCTGGTAATTTTGTCAGGGCAGCAAGCATAAACAAAACTCTGCCAAAGGATTTCCCATCACATCTGGAATGAGATCCTGCTCCTTAGACTTGTGCTGCTCACCTTGTCACTCTTGCCATCACTTAACTCTGCCCTGACTGTACTGACTGCCACGCTCCCCTTGAACAAACATTTCTGTGTGACTTTAAGTGAGTGACTGAGCCTCTCTGTGCTTAAGGGTCCTCATCTGCTAGAACAATAAACAACGGTACTCTCAGCTCTTAGGAGTTGTAAAGCACAACATGCATAGCACTTAGTAGATGCTGCAGAGAGATATACCTATCTCTGCAGAGAGAGAACCCTGCAGAGTCTCCTAACTAAGGAACTGAACAGATATGGACAGTAAGGGTTACTTGCATTTGCTGAAGGAAGGAATAAAGTGAAGATGTGGTCtccatttttcataaatttttcatTACTTAAGGGCCTTGCACATAGTGCACATATGTTTGAGTGTCAAGAGTCAACTGTTTCTATATTTGTTACATAGTTCAAACTCCACTGCTGAAAGTGAGCCAGTCTTTATCTGGGTCTTACTTATCTTGAAACAAAACTTAGAAACTTAAAACTTAACTAAAATCAGTACCAACCATCACACACTTAATCTTTCATATATTACAGTCAGACCTGGATTCTCGGTttccttaaaaactgtacttcaaatgaatatgaattagatcattttaaatttaaggaATTTTACAGAGACATTTTCATAAAAACTCCTGAATTTGTAGTTGGTACTCACTCTTTTAGCATGTCAGGTAGGGGTGACTTTTTCTTATGCCAGCTCATAagcaatcctttttctgttcACAAGGTTTGAACAGAAGAGAGATCTCAGTAAATCTGGGCTCTGGCACTTAGCAGCTGGATGGCTCTTTAAGCttgattcctcatctgtaaaaaaggGAGAGTAATACATGCACACGGAAGTGTTTTATGAAATAAAGCCGTCAATTTTAAACTGACCACACAAATAAGTTCTAATTATTCCTTATGATGGGTAATACTTGGTTCTCAAAGATACCTATTCCAACCTGGAGATAAAATCAACTTTCTCCACcaaaatgttttagaaatttgCTAATGTTTCACTGAACACTAACTACAGGATTCAGACCATAGTGGAGTGATGTTTCAGAGCTGGTGGTGAGAAAGAAGGCTGGGTCTGCATCCCAGATGAAATGTGCTGTATCAAAAATGTACCCATAATTTGAATGAAGGGAGTGCACTTGTCAGTTTCTAAAACTATTCACTTACAAAATATCACACTTGTGCCATTTAAtagtagtttgtttgtttttttaatagctcAAGGACAAAATTacaaactttattaaaataaatgcaacTTACATTTTCAAGTATAGCAGCTGACTCACAGATCATCTACTTAGAGGTAATTTAAACACAACTCAGAAGCTAGGTAGGTTCTTAAAATTACTGGTACCCACAGTATTCCTGAATCACTTAAGTTTTTGCTACTTGGTTTCACTCtgcactggttaaaaaaaaaaaaaaaagcaacatcaGTCAGCAAGTTACTCTTCAACATTTAATGGTGCCACAGGGTTAAATAATGGCCTTCTTTTTTTGGCCTGAATTTTACCAAAGTTAGcctcaaattctttttttgttccatttatatTTGCTAGATGTCCATTCTTTATTGCATAGCCTAAGgaattcagtttccttatccTGTATTGTACTATTTGTGGAGTTAATTCAAGAACCATTGGTGTCTCTCTTATCTGAGCTATggaaattccttctttcaataatCCCTGAATTCTCTCCTCCAAAACTGAAACAGAGTAATATAAAAGGGCAGGACATTTCAAAACCAACTGCTTCAGGTCATGATCAGtacatttaaaagcatttttagagAAAGTCATACTGTTCTGTATACTTCTTGGGCAAAGTTGAAAAAGAAATCCTTTGAGCTTGGAGAGAAGCTGGAGAATTTCAAAGTTTGCAAAACCCTGCTCCTGGAAAAATTCTAGTGTTTCCTTTATAGCTGCAGAAGAATTTAACAGAATAAATGGGTTTTGGCTTAACAGTTTTAGAAGCCAAACTTTCATGTTGGCCTCGGAGCCACCTAAATTTAGATAACTCTCTTGAATAATCTTTATCATTTGCTTATTCTTCTCAATAGGATTATGAAATATATTAGATGCAGTTGTCAAAAATCTGCTAATGACCACATTTTTGAGTCCCAACTCTTGAAAGAACTGAATATTCAGCTTCCAGTTTTCCTGGTCTTTAACAGTAAAGAAAGATTCTGGAAACTGTTCTATTAACTTGACTAACTCTTCCTCGTTTTTACAGACCAATTGCCAGAGTTCTCTTTGGGTGTTAACAGCAGTTGGACTGCAGATAATTGCTTCTGGGCAGCGTTCCAAGATACTGGCTACAGCAGTCTCATTGGCACCCAGCTGTTGTAGAATATTTGCAATTTCTTCAACATAGGTTTCATCCTCCAGAAGTACCCAGCCTTTTAATCTTCGAATTTTCCTGATGTCAACTGACAATTTAAAGAGCTTTTctactgtctttttattttctttctttgactgaCTATCAGTTGTATAGGTGAAGGATGCTAGAAAAGGTCCGTATTTTGGAGCTGATTGCATTTTTCGGAAAGAACAGAGTCTGCAGGGCTGGGATCTCATCAGCAACTTCCACAACATGCCTGCAATCCACTGGCTAATTCCCACCGTCCTGAGACTCAAAATGTACAAATCATACctgtaagaaagaaaatacaggttCTCTTAGAATACAAACACAAATCTGAGCTACAAATAGTAAGCatggaaataaaatggacaaattagGTAAACTACTCATGTGGAGTAGTAAATAGAGCTGTTTAAATAATTGATGAAGTAACTGTCATATACTGTTTCCCATCTTAAACTTAATAAATACCCTCTTTGAGCTTTGCAACAACTTGTGAAATAGTTAGTTCCATTTAACACATCAGTAGCAAAACCACAGGGAGTTCCAAGATTCACAAACCTCAAATGTTATTTTGACATAAATTTTGTTTCTTAcaactctgtttctgtttagggcatatacatttatacacatacccatttttttaaaatgttttttatattttaaagttgatGTTTAGGTAAAGCAAATACTTTTTAAGGAGGAGagtcaattttaattttatattgtattttttgcTGAATAGCTATTCTCCAAAATAAGCCACtgaatttgttttgtttaaaaatgagttaataaatTAATACTATTTTATGAGAATTTGTAAAAATCTTCTTTTATAAATCCAGAATTAAAATAAGTCTCAGCCAGGTAAAACAAGAAATGCCATGTGACTGCCTGGTGGAGTCATGGGAAATCATGTTAGCTGTGGAATGTCATGGTGAccatggcttatttcacttagtgtagtaTAGCATGTGTTAGGACAAATCAGTTAATTTTAATTGGTCAAAGAATCAGGGAAGTTtccctttcctttaggattcctACTGCTTTTATGCATCAGATGAGAAGATAAAAATCCATCCCTATTTCTGTCTATATTGTTTGAATCTTAAAAGCTAGCtcctttaattcatttgaaatttcTGGTTGTGAGCGGAGAAGGTAAATAGACTTCATCAATAGTTTAGCTATCTCTAAGCACCATTTTTGAACAATCCTTTCCTCCCCCACGATTTGTGATGTCTCCTTTGTTATGTCATATTAAACGTAGCTTCTGTTTCTAGCTAGCCTCCATCCTTGTgcgtgcgtgccaagtcacttcagtcgtgt is a window of Muntiacus reevesi chromosome 1, mMunRee1.1, whole genome shotgun sequence DNA encoding:
- the MTERF2 gene encoding transcription termination factor 2, mitochondrial, with amino-acid sequence MLWKLLMRSQPCRLCSFRKMQSAPKYGPFLASFTYTTDSQSKKENKKTVEKLFKLSVDIRKIRRLKGWVLLEDETYVEEIANILQQLGANETAVASILERCPEAIICSPTAVNTQRELWQLVCKNEEELVKLIEQFPESFFTVKDQENWKLNIQFFQELGLKNVVISRFLTTASNIFHNPIEKNKQMIKIIQESYLNLGGSEANMKVWLLKLLSQNPFILLNSSAAIKETLEFFQEQGFANFEILQLLSKLKGFLFQLCPRSIQNSMTFSKNAFKCTDHDLKQLVLKCPALLYYSVSVLEERIQGLLKEGISIAQIRETPMVLELTPQIVQYRIRKLNSLGYAIKNGHLANINGTKKEFEANFGKIQAKKRRPLFNPVAPLNVEE